In Ochrobactrum vermis, the following proteins share a genomic window:
- a CDS encoding DMT family transporter, whose amino-acid sequence MAFNSAKGAIVKRYSFILQRATMTAIPDDTPTISTSDTIRGLAWGLSGVVVWSGSFVLTRFGFKTALTPFDIIALRFGVAGLALLPVVFMKGFGFRKLGPLGFVLLVSGAGVPYALLTTYGLQYAPASHAAALIPGLMTAMVAILGMVLLKEPLAPSRSFGVLLILIGGMLIAGLSQLGGQEMLGHLSFFTAALVWAIYVMVFRRKAMDGLHATAIAAVASAIVYLPIYMIFLPKGLGATSWGDIALQGFYQGILTSAFGVFAFNRAVVLLGTAAGAALSALIPVITLVLALVLLGEVPGWPDTLAALLISLGVLALNRKGRKHDA is encoded by the coding sequence GTGGCGTTCAATTCGGCCAAGGGTGCAATAGTCAAGCGCTATTCCTTCATCCTGCAGCGAGCGACCATGACGGCCATCCCCGACGACACTCCGACAATCTCGACTTCCGACACGATTCGCGGTTTGGCCTGGGGGCTATCCGGGGTTGTGGTATGGTCAGGCTCGTTTGTTCTGACCCGCTTCGGTTTCAAGACAGCACTGACGCCATTCGACATTATCGCGCTGCGTTTCGGTGTGGCAGGACTGGCGCTTTTGCCGGTGGTCTTTATGAAGGGTTTTGGTTTCCGCAAGCTTGGTCCGCTCGGCTTTGTTCTTCTGGTTTCCGGAGCGGGCGTTCCCTATGCACTTCTGACAACCTATGGTCTGCAATATGCTCCGGCATCCCATGCGGCTGCGCTCATTCCGGGGTTGATGACTGCGATGGTTGCCATTCTGGGCATGGTTCTTCTTAAGGAACCTCTCGCACCGTCGCGCTCGTTTGGCGTTTTGCTGATCCTGATCGGTGGCATGTTGATCGCCGGTCTGTCGCAATTGGGCGGACAGGAAATGCTCGGGCACTTGTCCTTTTTTACCGCAGCACTGGTGTGGGCGATCTACGTCATGGTGTTTCGGCGGAAGGCAATGGACGGCTTGCACGCCACTGCCATTGCGGCAGTTGCTTCAGCGATTGTCTATTTACCGATCTATATGATCTTCCTGCCCAAGGGGCTTGGAGCGACGTCCTGGGGAGATATTGCCCTGCAAGGTTTCTATCAGGGCATTTTAACCTCGGCATTCGGCGTCTTTGCCTTCAACCGCGCGGTTGTCTTGCTTGGAACCGCGGCTGGTGCAGCGCTGTCGGCACTGATCCCTGTCATCACTCTGGTTCTGGCGCTTGTCCTGCTGGGGGAAGTGCCGGGCTGGCCCGACACGCTGGCCGCCTTGCTGATCAGTCTCGGTGTTCTGGCACTGAACAGGAAGGGTAGAAAGCACGATGCGTAA
- a CDS encoding LysR family transcriptional regulator encodes MMKISLVQLRLLEAVAETGSVGAAARRLRLTQSGASQAIATLEKILGVDVLARQRDGAALTAFGQSILADARAVLAAVDRIELQARCSASGVPERLRVAAIPSQLEYVLPGLRKTFQRLYPGIEFSAFEGGHDDVSLWVRDGIADLGITSLPAPELEAREVGREELVVVGRRDDPFMRNDMIAAEDLRERQLIAAAGCEMIIDRIIHSDGETRSEQVRTRDVATVLEMVRHGIGTTLLSEISLPGADLNGLRARRLNPPTFRTVYIVFRPDSPVRHLVERFCDIALDAKNKVA; translated from the coding sequence ATGATGAAGATCAGTCTGGTCCAGTTACGTCTGCTTGAAGCCGTCGCGGAAACCGGCAGTGTCGGTGCCGCAGCGCGCCGCTTGCGACTTACGCAATCGGGCGCAAGCCAGGCGATTGCGACGCTGGAAAAAATCCTCGGGGTCGATGTGCTGGCGCGACAGCGCGATGGAGCTGCTTTGACGGCATTCGGACAATCGATCCTTGCCGATGCCAGGGCTGTCCTCGCTGCCGTGGATCGGATAGAATTGCAGGCACGATGCAGTGCTTCCGGTGTACCCGAAAGATTACGTGTCGCGGCCATTCCAAGCCAGCTCGAATATGTTTTGCCCGGCTTGCGAAAGACGTTTCAGCGGCTCTATCCCGGCATCGAATTCAGCGCTTTCGAGGGCGGGCACGATGATGTCAGCCTATGGGTGCGGGACGGTATCGCCGATCTCGGTATTACATCGCTGCCGGCGCCTGAGCTTGAAGCACGGGAGGTTGGTCGGGAAGAACTTGTCGTGGTGGGACGACGCGACGATCCCTTCATGCGGAATGACATGATCGCCGCCGAGGATTTGCGGGAACGCCAGCTCATCGCCGCCGCGGGCTGCGAAATGATTATCGACCGAATCATTCATAGCGATGGTGAAACGCGCAGCGAGCAGGTGCGCACCCGCGACGTCGCCACTGTGCTGGAAATGGTACGACATGGCATTGGCACGACGTTGTTGTCAGAAATCAGTCTGCCGGGTGCCGATTTGAATGGATTGCGGGCGCGCCGCCTCAATCCACCGACTTTTCGTACCGTCTATATTGTCTTTCGACCCGACAGCCCGGTCAGGCATCTGGTCGAACGCTTCTGCGACATTGCGCTGGATGCAAAAAACAAAGTGGCATAA
- a CDS encoding small ribosomal subunit Rsm22 family protein, translating into MELPASLRQAVDAALEGVALTDLKRASEMLSRRYRAETRDGRMHISDDLAAKAYLAARLPATYAAVRASLDSAAEVRPDFAPQSMLDVGAGPGTALWAAKQCWPTLQSATMIEASPAIRAVGSNLSQSSGLPDLDWRAGDVVREKLDFPQADLVTIAYVLDELAPENRQKLIEHLWASARQMLVIVEPGTPAGWQRILDARRVLIAGGAHIAAPCPHQLDCPLISPDWCHFSRRVARSRIHRLTKEAEVPWEDEKFIYLAAVRQPSKAVEARVIAPTRVGGGKVSLKLCKDDGTAEERLFTKRDGDFFRWARRADWGDALMKD; encoded by the coding sequence ATGGAACTGCCAGCTTCCTTGCGACAGGCGGTGGATGCCGCGCTTGAGGGTGTCGCATTGACCGACCTCAAGCGTGCATCCGAAATGCTTTCACGCCGCTACCGCGCTGAGACGCGGGACGGACGCATGCATATTTCCGACGATCTTGCGGCAAAGGCCTATCTGGCGGCGCGGCTGCCTGCGACCTATGCGGCGGTTCGCGCCAGTCTGGATAGTGCGGCTGAAGTCCGCCCCGATTTCGCGCCGCAATCCATGCTTGATGTGGGTGCAGGGCCGGGAACAGCCCTTTGGGCGGCAAAGCAATGCTGGCCGACGCTTCAATCGGCAACGATGATCGAGGCGAGCCCTGCGATCAGAGCCGTGGGCAGCAATCTTTCGCAAAGTAGCGGATTGCCTGACCTCGACTGGCGGGCAGGAGATGTGGTTCGGGAAAAACTTGATTTTCCGCAGGCCGATCTCGTGACTATTGCCTATGTACTCGACGAGCTTGCTCCCGAAAACAGGCAGAAACTGATTGAGCACCTGTGGGCGTCGGCCCGGCAGATGCTGGTCATCGTGGAACCGGGTACCCCCGCAGGCTGGCAGCGCATTCTCGATGCACGCCGGGTGCTTATCGCTGGCGGTGCGCATATCGCTGCACCCTGTCCGCACCAGCTCGATTGCCCGTTGATCTCGCCCGACTGGTGCCATTTTTCACGCCGTGTTGCGCGGTCGCGCATTCATCGTTTGACCAAGGAAGCCGAAGTGCCTTGGGAGGACGAGAAGTTCATCTATCTTGCTGCGGTGCGCCAACCGTCCAAGGCAGTTGAAGCACGGGTCATCGCGCCGACGCGGGTTGGTGGCGGTAAAGTTTCATTGAAGCTCTGCAAGGATGACGGGACAGCGGAAGAGCGCCTGTTCACGAAACGCGATGGTGATTTCTTCCGCTGGGCGCGTCGCGCCGACTGGGGCGATGCTTTGATGAAAGATTGA
- a CDS encoding DUF2333 family protein, producing MWNAVKGVFSFLGRFIAVLARLIAVPLGGLWRLFLRLGILWKVAVAVIVIGLGSLYVYFIWQTQAWTNFDPDYPAKYTYQNATTPGEEVKAEAAPAEAPSTAAPVEQPAITPEANQTGEAAPANQPAQAAQLPSSARKCSRSAIAEVAADLTDFNVNQNAWISSMLLYKLGLFGLDWDRTPFLDNKASFQRGINAAVRRTAIELVDNIGRLRGTSQIDGDLQKARGNLQFAEDSWYFGLSPFGPKTPTPSYYRSAIKDLRSFNGRLENCQATFDARADNLIQFVDRIASDLGSTSAILKDRAENYHAGWFDTRADDRFWFAYGQLYAYYGLLRAAHSDFRGVLAEKHLDGVWDEMEKQMRAALDMQPFIVSNGSPDAWFTPSHLTTMGFYILRVRSNLVDVKQVLER from the coding sequence GTGTGGAATGCAGTTAAGGGCGTTTTTTCCTTCCTCGGCCGTTTCATTGCGGTGCTCGCCCGCCTGATTGCCGTTCCTTTGGGCGGTTTGTGGCGGCTTTTCCTGCGGCTCGGAATTTTGTGGAAAGTCGCGGTTGCGGTTATCGTGATCGGTCTTGGCAGCCTTTACGTCTACTTCATTTGGCAGACTCAGGCGTGGACGAATTTCGACCCGGACTATCCGGCCAAGTACACCTATCAGAATGCGACCACGCCTGGCGAAGAGGTAAAAGCGGAGGCTGCGCCGGCTGAGGCACCATCCACCGCCGCACCTGTGGAACAGCCTGCCATTACGCCTGAAGCCAACCAGACTGGTGAGGCCGCGCCGGCGAATCAGCCAGCTCAGGCTGCACAACTGCCGTCCTCCGCCCGCAAATGTTCCCGCTCGGCCATCGCCGAAGTTGCTGCCGATCTCACGGACTTCAACGTCAACCAGAATGCATGGATTTCGTCCATGCTGCTCTACAAGCTCGGCCTTTTCGGTCTGGATTGGGATCGTACGCCGTTCCTCGACAACAAGGCGTCGTTCCAGCGCGGCATCAATGCAGCGGTTCGCCGTACTGCGATTGAACTCGTCGACAATATTGGCCGTCTCAGAGGCACATCGCAGATTGATGGCGATCTGCAAAAGGCACGCGGTAATCTGCAATTTGCCGAAGATTCCTGGTATTTCGGCTTGAGCCCGTTTGGTCCGAAGACGCCAACGCCCAGCTACTACCGTTCGGCGATCAAGGATCTGCGCTCCTTCAACGGGCGGCTTGAAAACTGTCAGGCGACCTTCGATGCCCGTGCCGACAATCTGATCCAGTTCGTTGACCGTATCGCGAGCGACCTTGGTTCCACCTCGGCTATCCTCAAGGATCGCGCCGAAAACTATCACGCCGGCTGGTTCGATACGCGTGCAGATGACCGCTTCTGGTTCGCTTATGGCCAGCTCTATGCCTATTACGGCTTGCTGCGCGCAGCCCACTCGGATTTCCGCGGCGTTCTCGCCGAAAAGCACCTCGACGGTGTGTGGGACGAAATGGAAAAGCAGATGCGTGCCGCACTCGACATGCAGCCTTTCATCGTTTCCAACGGCAGCCCCGATGCCTGGTTTACGCCATCGCATCTGACCACGATGGGCTTCTATATTCTGCGTGTTCGTTCGAATCTCGTTGATGTGAAACAGGTTCTGGAGCGCTGA
- a CDS encoding choline ABC transporter substrate-binding protein, translated as MKSVSTYMLTLALGGLATGTAMLSMPATGFAAEPESCSTVRFSDVGWTDITSTTAVATEILKGLGYKTDIKVLSVPVTYASLSKKDIDVFLGYWNPSMTADLQPYLDNKTVETLRTNLTGAKYTLAVPKYAYDEGLKDFKDIATFKDKLGGKIYGIEPGNDGNRLILDMITKDAFGLKSFELAESSEQGMLAQVARSIKSKEPVVFLAWEPHPMNKRFEIAYLTGGDDFFGPNLGGAKVETNVRTGYTQECPNVGKFLTNLEFKLDIENDIMGKILDDGEEPSKAATNWLKANPGVLDQWLAGVTTVDGKEGLPAVKSALGL; from the coding sequence ATGAAGTCCGTATCGACCTATATGCTTACGCTTGCCTTGGGTGGCCTTGCCACGGGGACGGCAATGCTGAGCATGCCTGCAACCGGTTTCGCCGCCGAACCCGAAAGCTGTTCGACCGTCCGTTTCTCGGATGTCGGCTGGACCGACATCACCTCCACGACGGCAGTGGCGACAGAAATCCTCAAGGGTCTCGGCTACAAGACCGACATCAAGGTTCTCTCCGTACCGGTGACCTATGCGTCACTGAGCAAAAAGGACATCGACGTCTTCCTCGGCTACTGGAACCCTTCCATGACCGCCGACCTCCAGCCCTATCTGGACAACAAGACCGTCGAGACGCTGCGCACCAATCTGACCGGCGCGAAATACACCCTCGCCGTGCCTAAATACGCCTATGACGAAGGTCTGAAGGACTTCAAGGATATCGCCACATTCAAAGACAAGCTTGGTGGCAAGATCTATGGCATTGAGCCCGGCAATGACGGCAACCGCCTGATCCTCGACATGATCACCAAGGATGCCTTCGGCCTCAAGTCGTTCGAGCTGGCGGAATCCTCCGAGCAGGGCATGCTTGCGCAGGTCGCGCGCAGCATCAAGAGCAAGGAACCGGTCGTGTTCCTGGCATGGGAACCGCACCCAATGAACAAGCGCTTCGAAATCGCTTATCTGACCGGCGGCGACGATTTCTTCGGTCCCAATCTCGGCGGCGCCAAGGTCGAAACCAATGTTCGCACCGGCTATACGCAGGAATGCCCGAATGTCGGCAAGTTCCTCACCAATCTCGAATTCAAGCTCGATATCGAAAACGACATCATGGGCAAGATTCTTGATGATGGCGAAGAACCGTCAAAAGCCGCAACCAACTGGCTGAAGGCCAATCCTGGCGTTCTCGACCAGTGGCTGGCCGGCGTGACCACAGTCGATGGCAAGGAAGGCCTGCCAGCCGTCAAGTCGGCACTCGGTCTCTGA
- the choW gene encoding choline ABC transporter permease subunit has product MNWLTDYKIPVGPTAKSVVDWLTDNMGGFFDTLAAVMQSLIDGLLFLLKLPHPLLLIAIFAVIAWLIQRRISVVVLTVIGFLFIINQGYWDRTLETLTLVLSACFLCMAIGVPLGIAAAHRPALYAAMRPVLDLMQTLPTFVYLIPAIVFFGIGMVPGLLATAIFVLPAPVRLTHLGISSTPSSLIEAGEAFGASRSQLLWKIELPYAMPQILAGLTQTIMLSLSMVVIAALVGADGLGVPVVRALNSVNTALGFEAGLVIVVVAIVLDRIFRAGREK; this is encoded by the coding sequence TTGAACTGGCTGACGGACTATAAGATCCCTGTCGGACCGACCGCCAAATCCGTGGTGGACTGGCTGACGGACAATATGGGCGGCTTTTTCGATACACTGGCCGCCGTCATGCAGAGCCTTATTGATGGGCTGCTTTTCCTTCTCAAGCTCCCGCATCCTCTGCTTCTGATCGCCATCTTTGCTGTCATCGCGTGGCTGATCCAGCGCCGTATCTCGGTGGTCGTGCTGACCGTGATCGGCTTCCTGTTCATCATCAATCAGGGCTACTGGGATCGCACACTCGAAACCCTGACCCTCGTTCTGTCTGCCTGCTTTCTCTGTATGGCAATCGGCGTGCCACTCGGTATTGCCGCAGCCCATCGTCCAGCACTCTACGCCGCGATGCGCCCTGTGCTTGATCTGATGCAGACCCTGCCGACATTCGTCTACCTGATCCCGGCCATCGTCTTCTTCGGCATCGGCATGGTGCCGGGCCTGCTTGCAACCGCGATCTTCGTTCTGCCTGCGCCAGTGCGCCTGACCCATCTCGGCATATCGTCCACACCGTCATCGCTGATCGAAGCGGGTGAAGCATTCGGTGCGTCACGGTCGCAGCTCTTGTGGAAGATCGAACTGCCCTATGCGATGCCGCAAATTCTCGCCGGTTTGACCCAGACGATCATGCTGTCGCTTTCGATGGTGGTCATCGCCGCGCTTGTCGGCGCCGATGGGCTGGGCGTGCCAGTCGTCCGGGCGCTAAATTCGGTCAATACCGCACTCGGCTTCGAGGCCGGACTTGTCATCGTCGTGGTCGCCATCGTGCTCGACCGCATCTTCCGCGCCGGACGCGAGAAATAG
- the choV gene encoding choline ABC transporter ATP-binding protein → MTIIALEDVCIIFGTNVDDALALADRGATRSQIQTETNLVLGVHNCTLNIEEGEILVLMGLSGSGKSTLLRAINRLNPISRGRVLVREGDRAIDVGKADRGTLRHLRTELVSMVFQQFGLLPWRTVEENVAFGLEISGMGKDERLTQARQQLELVGLQDWSKRKVGELSGGMQQRVGLARAFATGAPILLMDEPFSALDPLIRTRLQDELLAFQSRLKKTIVFVSHDLDEAMKIGNRIAIMEGGRIVQCGTPQEILLQPADDYVADFVAHMNPLGVLRAGDIMVPFDRNAAPRPFAATARRETLVRELMNAVADSSGDVGIIENGAVVGKIAADDIVRALAWHQQRGVQA, encoded by the coding sequence ATGACCATTATCGCACTCGAAGACGTCTGCATCATTTTCGGCACCAATGTCGATGACGCACTTGCTCTTGCGGATCGTGGAGCCACACGTTCCCAGATCCAGACCGAAACCAATCTCGTGCTGGGTGTGCACAACTGCACGCTCAACATCGAGGAAGGCGAAATTCTCGTTCTGATGGGTCTCTCCGGCTCCGGAAAGTCCACGCTTCTTCGTGCCATCAACAGGCTCAACCCGATCTCACGCGGGCGCGTTCTCGTTCGGGAGGGAGATCGCGCCATCGATGTCGGCAAGGCCGACCGTGGAACACTTCGCCATCTGCGCACCGAACTTGTCTCGATGGTGTTCCAGCAGTTCGGCCTCCTGCCCTGGCGCACGGTTGAAGAAAATGTCGCCTTCGGACTGGAAATTTCCGGCATGGGCAAGGACGAGCGCCTTACGCAAGCCCGCCAGCAACTTGAGCTTGTCGGCCTGCAGGACTGGTCCAAGCGCAAGGTCGGAGAACTTTCGGGCGGCATGCAGCAGCGCGTCGGGCTTGCCCGCGCTTTTGCAACCGGCGCACCGATCCTGTTGATGGATGAGCCTTTCTCAGCCCTCGATCCACTGATCCGCACCCGTCTGCAGGACGAATTGCTGGCCTTCCAGTCACGCCTGAAGAAAACCATCGTCTTCGTCAGCCACGATCTCGATGAAGCCATGAAGATCGGCAATCGTATCGCCATCATGGAAGGCGGGCGCATCGTTCAGTGCGGCACACCACAGGAAATTCTCCTGCAGCCTGCCGACGACTATGTTGCGGACTTCGTTGCCCATATGAACCCGCTCGGCGTTCTTCGAGCAGGCGACATCATGGTACCTTTCGATCGCAATGCAGCGCCACGTCCTTTTGCTGCAACTGCCCGGCGCGAAACCCTGGTGCGTGAGCTGATGAATGCGGTGGCTGACAGCAGCGGTGATGTCGGCATCATTGAAAATGGTGCCGTCGTCGGCAAGATCGCCGCAGATGATATTGTACGCGCGCTGGCCTGGCATCAGCAACGTGGAGTACAGGCTTAA
- a CDS encoding dipeptide ABC transporter ATP-binding protein: protein MSEIVLEARDIKRDYHVGGGLFGKPKVVHAVKGVSFKLEKGKTLAIVGESGCGKSTLARILTMIDPQTSGELKIGGKDVDIARDGLTAEMRQKVQIVFQNPYGSLNPRQKIGDVLAEPLLLNTKMSAEERRAKAMQMLLKVGLGREHFNRYPHMFSGGQRQRIAIARALMLNPKLLILDEPVSALDLSVQAQVLNLLSDLQEEFGLTYVFISHDLSVVRYIADEVMVMYFGEVVEYGSRDAVFNNPQHDYTKKLFAATPRADVDAIRARVEARAAARQAAHS from the coding sequence ATGAGCGAGATCGTTCTCGAAGCGCGCGATATAAAGCGCGACTATCATGTCGGCGGCGGCCTGTTCGGCAAGCCGAAAGTAGTTCACGCCGTGAAGGGCGTGAGCTTCAAGCTCGAAAAGGGCAAGACGCTGGCAATCGTCGGCGAATCCGGTTGCGGCAAGTCCACACTGGCGCGCATTCTTACGATGATTGATCCGCAGACCTCCGGCGAACTGAAGATCGGCGGCAAGGATGTGGATATTGCTCGTGATGGACTGACGGCGGAAATGCGCCAGAAGGTGCAGATCGTGTTCCAGAACCCTTACGGTTCGCTGAACCCGCGCCAGAAGATCGGCGATGTTCTGGCGGAACCGCTGCTGCTGAACACGAAAATGTCGGCGGAAGAGCGTCGCGCCAAGGCGATGCAGATGTTGTTGAAGGTCGGTCTCGGTCGCGAGCACTTCAACCGTTATCCGCATATGTTCTCCGGCGGTCAGCGCCAGCGTATCGCCATTGCGCGCGCGCTGATGCTCAATCCGAAGCTGCTCATTCTCGATGAGCCGGTTTCCGCGCTCGATCTGTCGGTGCAGGCACAGGTTCTGAACCTGCTGTCCGACCTGCAGGAAGAGTTTGGCCTCACTTACGTCTTCATCAGCCACGATCTTTCTGTGGTGCGCTATATCGCCGACGAGGTGATGGTGATGTATTTCGGTGAGGTCGTCGAATACGGTTCGCGCGACGCCGTGTTCAACAATCCGCAGCATGACTATACGAAGAAGCTGTTTGCCGCGACGCCGCGTGCGGATGTCGATGCTATTCGCGCACGTGTGGAAGCACGTGCCGCTGCAAGACAGGCTGCACATAGCTGA
- a CDS encoding ABC transporter ATP-binding protein produces the protein MALLEIKNLTVSFDTSVGPFKAVDGIDITVDKGEVLAIVGESGSGKSVGMLAVMGLLPKTATVTADTMSFDGKDLRTLSSSERRQIIGRDISMIFQEPVASLNPCFTVGYQLEEVLKQHMGMNGSASRARAIELLELVGIRDASERLGSFPHQMSGGQCQRVMIAIAIACNPKLLIADEPTTALDVTIQKQILDLLMRLQVEHGMGLIMITHDMGVVAETADRVIVQYKGHKMEDADVLSLFSSPKSPYTRALLSALPENATGDRLPTVSDFVFDTSSAGEAR, from the coding sequence ATGGCTTTGCTTGAAATCAAGAACCTTACGGTTTCGTTCGATACCTCGGTCGGTCCCTTCAAGGCGGTCGACGGTATCGATATTACGGTCGACAAGGGCGAAGTTCTCGCCATCGTCGGTGAGTCCGGTTCGGGCAAGTCCGTCGGCATGCTTGCGGTGATGGGCCTTCTACCCAAGACCGCGACCGTGACGGCAGACACGATGTCGTTCGACGGCAAGGATTTGCGCACGCTTTCGAGCTCGGAACGTCGCCAGATCATCGGCCGCGACATTTCGATGATCTTTCAGGAACCTGTTGCGAGCCTCAATCCGTGCTTCACGGTTGGCTATCAGCTTGAGGAAGTTCTGAAGCAGCATATGGGCATGAACGGCTCGGCGAGCCGTGCGCGCGCTATCGAGCTTCTGGAACTCGTCGGTATCCGCGACGCCTCCGAGCGTCTCGGCAGCTTCCCGCACCAGATGTCGGGTGGCCAGTGCCAGCGCGTCATGATCGCGATTGCGATTGCCTGCAATCCGAAGCTCCTGATCGCCGACGAACCGACCACCGCTCTCGACGTGACGATCCAGAAGCAGATCCTCGATCTCCTGATGCGGCTCCAGGTGGAGCATGGCATGGGCCTGATCATGATCACTCACGATATGGGTGTTGTCGCCGAAACGGCGGACCGGGTCATCGTGCAGTATAAGGGTCACAAGATGGAAGACGCCGACGTTCTGTCGCTGTTTTCCTCTCCGAAAAGCCCTTACACGCGCGCGCTTTTGTCGGCTCTGCCGGAAAATGCGACCGGCGATCGTCTTCCGACTGTCTCCGATTTCGTCTTTGACACCAGCAGTGCAGGAGAAGCGCGATGA
- a CDS encoding ABC transporter permease subunit: MTHSAIQPEAASDIGKMRALKDFWFYFSVNRGAVIGLYVFVAIILVAIFAPLIAPHSPTEQFREFVKVPPFWENGGSTQFLLGTDAVGRDILSRLIYGAQYSLLVGFVIVIISMCLGITIGLITGYFGGGVDTVFMRIMDVILAFPSLLLALVLVAILGPGLINAVLAITLVLLPHFSRLTRAAVMAEKEREYVTAAKLAGASRLRLMFKTILPNCLAPLVVQATMSFSNAILDVAALGFLGMGAQPPTPEWGTMLAEAREFILSAWWIVTFPGLAILITVLAINLIGDGLRDALDPKLKRS, encoded by the coding sequence ATGACACACTCAGCTATTCAGCCGGAAGCCGCGAGCGACATCGGAAAGATGCGCGCACTGAAGGACTTCTGGTTCTATTTCAGCGTCAATCGTGGCGCGGTTATCGGCCTCTACGTCTTTGTCGCGATTATTCTGGTGGCGATATTTGCTCCGCTCATTGCGCCGCACAGTCCTACAGAACAGTTCCGCGAATTCGTAAAGGTTCCACCTTTTTGGGAAAACGGCGGCTCGACCCAGTTCCTGCTTGGAACGGACGCTGTCGGGCGTGATATTCTGTCCCGCCTGATTTATGGCGCCCAGTATTCGCTGCTCGTCGGTTTCGTCATCGTCATCATTTCGATGTGCCTTGGCATCACCATTGGTCTTATCACCGGCTATTTCGGTGGTGGTGTCGATACGGTGTTCATGCGCATCATGGACGTGATCTTGGCGTTCCCGTCGCTCTTGCTGGCGCTGGTTCTGGTGGCCATTCTCGGCCCGGGTCTCATCAATGCCGTGCTTGCCATCACGCTGGTTTTGCTGCCGCACTTTTCGCGTCTCACCCGTGCCGCCGTCATGGCGGAAAAGGAACGCGAATATGTGACTGCGGCCAAACTTGCCGGTGCAAGCAGGCTGCGCCTGATGTTCAAGACCATCCTGCCGAACTGTCTCGCGCCCCTCGTAGTGCAGGCAACGATGTCGTTCTCCAACGCTATCCTCGATGTTGCGGCACTGGGCTTCCTCGGTATGGGTGCACAACCGCCGACACCGGAATGGGGCACGATGCTCGCAGAAGCGCGCGAGTTCATCTTGAGCGCCTGGTGGATTGTTACCTTCCCGGGTCTGGCAATCCTGATCACTGTTCTCGCCATCAATCTGATTGGCGACGGTCTGCGCGACGCGCTTGACCCGAAACTCAAGAGGAGCTGA
- a CDS encoding ABC transporter permease subunit, giving the protein MFRFIFNKLVYLVPTFIGITIVAFAFVRVLPGDPVLLMAGERGVSPERHAELMAQLGFDRPIWQQYLDYVWNLLHGDFGQSLVTKKPVLVEFFALFPATVELSICAIILAIFLGIPAGVIAAVKRGSWFDQGLMGISLVGYSMPIFWWALLLIIFFSGILQWTPVSGRISLLYFFPPVTGFMLIDSLLSDQKGAFLSAASHLILPTIVLATIPLAVIARQTRSAMLEVLGEDYVRTARAKGLPTRRVVGIHALRNAMIPVITTIGLQVGVLMAGAILTETIFSWPGIGKWMLDSIFRRDYPVVQSGLLLIAAIIMVVNLVVDLMYGLINPRIRHK; this is encoded by the coding sequence ATGTTCCGTTTCATATTCAACAAACTCGTCTATCTGGTTCCGACCTTCATAGGCATCACAATCGTGGCCTTTGCCTTCGTCCGGGTTCTGCCTGGCGATCCTGTGCTGCTGATGGCAGGTGAACGCGGCGTAAGCCCCGAGCGCCATGCCGAACTGATGGCACAGCTCGGGTTCGATCGTCCGATCTGGCAGCAATATCTGGATTATGTCTGGAACCTGCTGCACGGCGATTTCGGTCAGTCTCTGGTGACCAAAAAGCCGGTTCTGGTAGAGTTTTTCGCGCTGTTTCCTGCAACCGTCGAGTTGTCCATCTGCGCGATCATCCTGGCCATTTTCCTCGGTATTCCCGCAGGTGTTATCGCAGCCGTCAAACGTGGATCCTGGTTCGATCAGGGCCTCATGGGCATTTCGCTGGTCGGTTACTCGATGCCGATTTTCTGGTGGGCGCTGCTGCTCATCATTTTCTTCTCCGGCATTTTGCAGTGGACTCCGGTTTCAGGCCGCATTTCGCTCCTGTATTTCTTCCCGCCTGTGACCGGCTTCATGCTGATCGACAGCCTTTTGTCGGACCAGAAAGGCGCGTTCCTGTCGGCGGCGTCACATCTCATCCTGCCGACCATCGTCTTGGCGACCATTCCGCTCGCGGTCATTGCGCGTCAGACGCGTTCGGCGATGCTGGAAGTGCTGGGCGAGGACTATGTGCGGACCGCTCGCGCCAAAGGTTTGCCGACGCGCCGCGTCGTGGGCATTCATGCCCTGCGCAACGCCATGATCCCCGTCATTACGACGATTGGTTTGCAGGTCGGCGTGCTGATGGCCGGTGCGATTTTGACGGAAACCATCTTCTCCTGGCCTGGGATCGGCAAATGGATGCTCGATTCCATTTTCCGTCGCGATTATCCGGTTGTTCAAAGCGGCCTGCTGCTGATTGCCGCCATCATCATGGTGGTCAATCTGGTGGTGGATCTGATGTACGGCCTGATCAATCCGCGTATCCGGCATAAGTGA